Proteins from one Antennarius striatus isolate MH-2024 chromosome 12, ASM4005453v1, whole genome shotgun sequence genomic window:
- the tmem177 gene encoding transmembrane protein 177, translating to MASRFIRFSAFLQKYQTPLIITGCSGIFAANLFYNALPDVLFRPVYQAWYRGQPVSLSKKLEDVFQQVIKEYNITSSKNFTAFASFGFHPVSAGIPWLPAGAQIGIPENFISTPNNPSGITNRKVLINGEMVDWSSDSGCALKDALVFSLDAQKFAIAREVACLQSGGPVLTAAVAPFCLAGTWLYSIVLKQMFWIRTGPPIFRGIANIVALGLGTVSYFITSDAVNQWIDYSSDRKAAGLSCDYAKGGVEFYDKILSRNKTLRSLMGEKGAKMYASSGNLFPANLIQLKHTPYTSRRERILTLLKNNKV from the exons ATGGCGTCCCGTTTCATCAGGTTTTCTGCGTTTCTTCAGAAGTATCAGACTCCGCTGATAATTACGGGCTGTAGCGGAATCTTTGCGGCCAACCTGTTCTACAATGCTCTCCCTGACGTGTTATTTCGTCCAGTCTATCAGGCCTGGTACCGAGGACAGCCAGTCAGTCTGTCTAAGAAGCTGGAGGATGTTTTCCAGCAG GTGATAAAGGAATATAACATCACCTCATCCAAGAATTTCACTGCATTTGCGTCCTTTGGATTCCATCCTGTTTCTGCTGGTATCCCCTGGCTTCCTGCAGGGGCTCAAATTGGTATCCCAGAAAACTTTATCAGCACACCCAACAACCCAAGTGGAATCACCAACCGTAAAGTTCTCATCAATGGCGAAATGGTGGACTGGAGTAGCGATTCTGGTTGTGCTCTGAAGGATGCACTGGTGTTTTCCCTAGATGCACAAAAATTTGCCATTGCTAGAGAAGTGGCATGTTTACAGTCCGGTGGCCCTGTTCTAACAGCTGCTGTTGCCCCATTCTGTCTGGCTGGAACTTGGCTGTACAGCATAGTGTTGAAACAGATGTTTTGGATCCGCACTGGGCCTCCAATATTTCGAGGGATTGCAAATATTGTGGCGCTGGGGCTTGGCACCGTGTCCTACTTCATCACCTCAGATGCTGTCAACCAGTGGATTGACTACAGTTCAGACCGGAAGGCAGCAGGATTGTCCTGTGATTATGCCAAAGGAGGGGTAGAATTTTACGATAAGATTCTGTCTAGGAACAAGACACTAAGGTCTCTGATGGGGGAGAAGGGAGCAAAGATGTATGCTTCCAGTGGGAACTTGTTCCCTGCAAACCTTATccagctgaaacacacaccatacacatcCAGGCGGGAACGAATTCTTACTCTGCtgaaaaacaataaagtttaa